CCCtttgacctccctagtgtgagcactgctcatgGTTCatttgagacccttgtgaactatGATACACTAGGACATGGTCCCTAGTTATTCCCTGAATTATCCCTATTAACCTCCCTGGTGTGAGCACTACCCTGGGTccttgaagcccttgggaactctaacacactaggGCCTTGGTTCTCCATGCTCAGCTCTGTTTTTTACCTACTAGGTGAATCACTTAATTCCGGTTGCCTTATGTCCATAATGATGTAATTTCTGGGATATTGTAAACCATGGGACAGAAGGCCTGCCCTGTCTGGGTGTATCTTTGGGCCTGTCGTAGGCTACCTATAGTTATTTATTTCTGTAATTTACTCTATTCATTCTAGGTCTGTAATAATTCTTGTAATAACATTCCGGGGTATTAGTAAAATTGGGGAAGGGGTTTTATCTTACATTTGTATTGgaatgggtagaaatcctgcctataggtattcTATTTTGCTCAAAAATATGTCATTATGCTCAAACATGTTCAGTCATCATgtgttagaaatcctgcctataagttcatAATTTGGTTCAAATGTGTTCTGCTTTCACCTGTTaggaaatcatgcttataggatattGAATGATTAATATCTCAATGTACGTTTAGGATTCTGTTAACTTACACACTGCCTAATTTATGATTTATATATCATGCCAATAGGATCTGAAATCAgctttaattatagaaatcatgcctataggatctaaaaccagttttaGTTATGATTATAGAAATCTAGTTTATAGGTCTGAAATCAGTCTTAATTATTGTCCTGCTCGTTTCTTTAAAGACTTTTCAACACTGTGCTAATTATCAAACATACTCATGTGATTACCATTGTTAGTTACTGCATCAATCacctagacatcatgcctataggttttaatCTCGTATGCTTATAATCAATGGGCAACTATGTAGGCTTTTAGAAATTGTAGGACTTTGCATCTGAAACTGCTGCATGTATTAAAATCCACCATCacgtagagatcatgcctatagggttcaatATCCTTAACTTGTTAAAATCTACAACTGTCAAATGCTCAATGTgtttgcgtgcatttgttgtcaaagtgtggaggctaacttgagcccttaattgctttTATATGAAGTATAACCTGTTTTGCATGTcgattagttttatcattttgagcgGCCTAAGTTGaagtctagaactgcctaaatAGAGGTTCAAAGCCTCCTGGACCAcaggcatgggacgggtagtgcacgcatagggtacgGTTTAGAACCAACTAGTGTActttaggtaataacttaaagatagtaaccgggtagcaggagataataatctgtgcccgctgaataatatgagtaacaccctatcttgagggagttacgaagtattatttatgttgcacggggtgatccgttaggctaaaaaatttaggaccccccATCCTGTCATTAAATCAATCACATGTATTTAATAATAAACTTCccaaattccttgttttcctgtacTTGATCAcctagactaattcatataattgagttcggccgggacccgcAGTTGTGGAACTCGAAaagttcctaacaccttctttttgaggtaattttgagcccttacccgatctttggtgacacaaacaagttaaacagagttatttgcaaaataggtgccctaactcaCCTCAAAcctgttaggtggtgactctctcATTTAAcacccttccttaaaagagttgtcacgtgttgaaacccgatttcgcgaaaaaaaggggcgcgacaacaagacgactctgctggggaacttaggctcttaccataagtGATCTTGGTCTATATGAATTAGTCTTATCTGATAAGtgttttttattatctttgttgtTACATGAATATCCCACTCCCATTTCCTTTTTTATTTGCTACATGTACACCATTTTCCCTTTATTTGAACTCACATGCAATTCCTGCTTAATTTGGTCATAATATGCACTTTCCTTTAGACATTTTTTTAAGGATTGCCACATCATGTCTCTCCCCACCCTCACTACCTTATCTTCTTTATTACAATTTCCACATTGCGCGAACTAActtcttccttatttttctttctttgtctttACGATTCATTCAATATTGCATTTATTGCTTTCAACATGCAAAAATGTTTGACAACGTGTTGTTTTATCTTTGCATAAAGAATGATCCACATAATATTCCACTCATCGTAATTAATACCATAGCGGAATTTGATGAGTGTCCGCGGTCTTCCTAAAtaaccctttaaatttggaaagacttatgtgcggtaaaactagtcgatcaacggtacAATCGACAGTTCTATACATTTCGCTTtcaagttgtctgcttgagggtaccagtctagactctTCTAGAAACCCATGCTCTAATAtcaactgtgcatgcatcatgtccAAACCTAGTAATAACACGctaagacaagccttgtccaaagtttGTCAGGATTTCCAATGTCCCAATGCGCACAATCATGATctgtgcattatttggagaaaatatgccaatatgttgatcattaacGTATAAATAACCAAATCTGGAGGGGTAAAGGGCTAACTGTATTTGTTTTGCAAAAATGAGGCATGAAGTTCGTAGGTTCGAAACATCCCACCTTTGCTGCTGGATTGGGGGGAAAACCTCGCACGAGTgacaaaaatcatgtgaaaagggtccTCGGGAATTTACCATCTATATTAGATATCCAACCAAACAATACAATAATTGAGGCCGCTACTATGTTCAGGGATGATAAGAGAGTCATTTCCGTTTCGGTGACATCAAAATGACTCCCCTTTTGGGAAGAAATAGGAGGTTTTGTCGGGCTTTTGTAGGATAGCCCTGGTTTGTCGGTACCTAAAATTGCACTCCTCGAGGTTTCTTAAAAATGATGGGTTTCaggaaaaatgatgatttagtcTGTTTGAAGAAGTCTTATATACCATTATACTTCCTCTATGAGCGTTATGGGCACAACAAATCATACCACCTTTACCATGATGAGTTCGCCATCACTTATTTGGGATGGACTCACCGCCGAGTTTTTATGTTCATTGTCTGTTTTCTAAGGATGCTGGTATTTCTAATATAAGGAGAAAATATTCACACTCGCCTAGCTATGGTCACTAAGGCTTTAATGGAGGGGATTGAGGGGTAGACTTACACTATTATCCTTATGATTCTGGCTGATATATACCAGGCTTTAGACCGTTGCGAGAAGGGGCATACACATTTCGGGTGTTGTAATTTGTTGCTATAAGTGTGGTTGTTAGAACAGCTTCAGAGGGGAGAATACCGTCAAGAATTTCCACGAAGACCATGGGATGACCACATAGACTATCACCatccaaaaagaatgacttttATCCCAAATAGATTTGTGCAATCGGAAAATTCTATGATCTGGGCACAATTCTTCATCAATCTAACTGATGACAAAGTACATTGGATGTGCGAGTGGTTCCCTAGCAGTGAATTCATCATCAGGTCGAGAGATACTCATCATCTAGTGTTAATCAGATTAAAGGGAATTTATCCTTATGCCCCTATCAAAGTTATGAGACAAGCTGGGAGAAAGCAGGTTATACCGTGAGTTTCCAAAATGGTTCAGTACAAGGTAGACTTTCAGGGGAATGCCATTCCATTTAAGTTTGAggcacaacacatgtggcatcAAAAGGTCATTGTGGAGAACGACAACATCGAGCTAGATTGGTATCATGCCGGCCATGTGCACTTATATCCATCATGGTTGGTAGATGGAATAACGGGGGATGTCAAGCCAGGGATTAATTTAAAGAATAGGGTTGTGGACGATGCTGGTAAAGAACAAGTCAAGAATAGGATGCTGCATAAAAGGGTTTTTGAGTTTGAAGCCAGATATTTGGAACAATATAAAGCGGGCATGGAAGCAATCAACAAGTGGAGAGAAATCACTACTTAGTCAACAGAGAGGTTGGAATATTTGTAACAGGGGTTGATGGAACTTgaagggaagatgagaaacaGGGTTTCAGGATGTCAAAATATGGATGGCAATTAAGGAGGGCTCCTAGCAAGAGCGTATCTTCTACTGGACATGCGCGACCTGGGAATCTGATCGATGAGGCAAAGATGGCCAATCCTGGAGAAGATCCTTCTGGGACAAAATAGCTTAGGAATTatgttttacttgctttcttGACTCGTTTTAGGCTTTTGTTGTAATAAGGTGAATTCCATTAGTGACTCTTTATAATTATTGTCGTTTTAGTAGCGATTTGGTTCATTTTCGTATTAATGAAATGACACAGTTATTGGCATCGATTTTCTCCAAATTTATATGTCgcttaggcctacctcaggcacaatgaggtccccaaattaggacgtgaATTTATAAttatgcaatatgtgtttaaatacccaAACATCCTTTTTATACTCCTCaatgacttgtttaccttttgttttccttcttttctttatttgtttattcccaTCCCCCAAGGTTGGTTCgttcatactggcatcatcagcatatcataccaaatTTAGAGGtcctccaccacctcctcctccaaatgatcctaaaagcaaaagaaaagccAGAATGGATGATACAAGCAATATAAGGAAAGACAATGTTACGCATGAAGAGAATGTCGAAACTTCAGATGGTTGAAGCCCTCCAGCACATAATGACTTGGTTTTACagctggaacaaaagatattggagttacaaggggaacttgagcaggtccgaaaTTTGGCAAACCTTTCCCTTACCTTGAACGTCCGCGACGTTAACCAACAAAACAtcaaaaacccagcacctccgcaaaacacacaaaaccaacaaaatCCTCCTACACCTCACCAATATGCCACACCTCCTTAAAATCCCAATCCTCCACCCATACCGACTcctccacaacatcatcatcatccaaCCCAGTATCTACAAACCACTACCTACCACACTTCTCAAAACGCATCACAACCGAcccccgatcctcaaaactcaaccaacgaccaccgCTATACCCAAATTTTTAGagtccatcaaagcaaccccatatacgtagAAACCATACCTCACACTTCACAACAGACCTTATATATACCTGAATCCACCGAGAAGGACCTTCTCATCATGAACATGGTAGAGGAACTCAAGAAGCTTACTagtcgagttcaaggtgttgaaggcggtAAAGGCATCGAAGGTCTGAATTATGAAGATTTGTGTATTCAGTCGGACGTCGAActaccagagggttacaaacctcctaagttagAGATGTTCTACGGGACAAGTGTTCCGAAggtacatttgagaacatactgtgacaagcttgtAGTGGTAGGTAAGGATGGAAGAAtttgcatgaagctgttcatgaggagcctCACTGGAGACAccttgtcttggtacatcaaccgAAACCTAAAGAAATGGGTTAACTAAGTAAGCATGGCGTCAAATTTTATGGATCCGTTCAGGTTCAATATAGAAAATGCGCCAGACGTCTTCTACATTCAGATTCTTAAGAAGAAGCCAACAGAAACTTTTCGCGAGTACGCTACTCGATGGAAGTCGGAAGCTGCAAAGGTAAGGCCAACACTGGAAGAAGAACATATGAATAAATTCTTCATCAGAGCTCAagatccacaatactatgaaaggtttatggttattgaaaaccgtaaattttctgacatcatcaaattaagagaaagaatagaagagggaattaaaggCGGAATAGTGACAAACTTTGAGGCACTTCAAGCTACAAACAAAGCCTTGCAGTCAGGAGGCATTTCTAAGAATAAAGAAGTTGATGCATTAATGGTAGCCCAAGGTCTGAAATCTCctcttacatatcaaacaccaccACCCATATATCAGCCTTCACCTCCCAGATACCAACAACCTGTTGCCACTTATCATACCTATTACACCCAACTTGCATACTATTACGTCCCATAGTATAACACtatggtgatgttacgcttcgtagtattaagttacgacaatgttgcaccttgtagtattttacgtggaatttgtcgtaaggtaattgacatcagtccaagtaaaagaattttttggagattataaggattatgctatttcacaagtgatgagtaaattcgtgaaggtgaaaggggaagcaagtcaaagaaaatgaagttcgttgaagtttgatattttgggataaaatacggcccgagctaaaatacccggtatttatgaactagtaccatacaaggtactacaggactattatagtaaggtgtataagatatgtgaaaagtgagtagcattttaagtaagtggaaataattctcaattatgtgggtaattggttaattattgggtaatgagaaggaacccaaactagtttgggtccctttttaTAGGCAAATggataaatcaaattccttttagcccacctaggcagcctatttttttcttgaacaaaagctttgttcttttgactaacctttttttttacattacattcatttttgtaatgactagtcttgccacaatgtgtgcagattttgttcttAGGAAGAGTaaggtacttgcttttaggatcccatTTAGGTTCTTGAGTCCCATAGACAAGTCCTCTTTTATTGTTACTGTGATATTCTTGTAGCCAGGAAAGTGCATCAGAAGCtttgttccatttgcaagttctatctagttcatgttttaccttcttTAGATCTTCTTTTAAtgctcttatctgctcatccttcCTGTAcagctcatccttcatttttcctaagttttcttctagggtgagatgtgtgtgatcaactttcttctttcttgttcctagtttcaattttaagttctcagacataagttctaggacactagtgtcaagttcaagaacctagttcttaaactcagcatttttactttcactctcattagccctagactctagatttttgcacttggcttttaggatcacacattccctagacaaatcttccttctcattgtctcagacaacctttctttagacaggaatttaatcttgtctttgagatgaagaatacttacctcttgttcatcatcttattctccgatggccataagttCTTGTTCATCTCTAGattcatcttctgagtcctcatttgatgtttctccccaggcagcaacaataacctttgttgatcctttgttcctttttggttgagcctgttccttcttcctgttccttcattcatccctttccttcttccactcaatttctcattgaggacaattcttgatcatgtgatcagtcttaccacattagtagcaaccctcattggtctatttctcaggagcccttggtttgttgaaggttatacctcttgaagaaccctttcctctcatcagatacttttttgaaatctcttatgatcatagccatttcatcatcctccagatctgaacctttaGCAATTCTaagagccagacttctttccttcttgagtgcatccattttcatggtttgccttctcagttcataggtagtggggtttccaattagttcatctagcttgagggtagcaatattcattgattcctgaatagcagtgattttgctttcacAAGGGACTGGCAAAACCCTtatcaaaatcttctcaactttgtcttcttcaagaataatccttccaagagacttaagttcatttgtcagtgtggtgaaccttgtatacatctcttggatggtttctccttccttcatggtaaaattctcatattgagaatacagcagtgttcctctggacttcttcacttgaggtgttccttcatgagccacttgcagagtgtcccagatttccttaacagtggtacaactttgaattctactgtactcatctggacccagtccacacacaagacatttcttggccttggcattcttctcccatttcttcaagtcttcaacaGTGTAGtaagctcttgtctttggcataTCCACTCCtttagcattcttctttgtagttgctagaggaccatcagtgactatgtcccaaagttaatagtcttctcctatgatgtgatccctcatcctgttcttccaccaagaatagtattgaccattgaaaagtggaggcctagtagtggattgcccttcctagtTCCGAGGTGGAgcactcattttgatcttttcctaaggtattaacctcttcaaggataacccactCTGATACCAATTAATGTTCTAATCGTCAATACCATACaaggggggggggtaatttgtgTGGTACCCGATTTttgctctagaagaacctggttcttctaggtgttctaactactactgtttgcaaaataataagtacataaaataaagaacacagagatttttacgtggaaaacacctggctcaaaaggtgaaaaaaccacgacctactactcagtaggattttcccaaacttccactaaaattactgagccaaaacaccatttacaaaactctttgtaaacctaaggattaactctaatctggttgtggcacacagcctcaactgttgcgacaacttcaagttagctataacttgaacactctaagtacctaatacaattgcttctatgaaagctaaaaGTTACaattttaaaccacctactacaattgaactataataaaagaaagacacaatggaactggttcttctatctcattcaagtagcttcaggaataaacactcaaatctcacataaattgcttgcaaaatcgccttgctcttttgctctcaatttagtttaacttctgtgtttgtgcaatacctgtaaaagagaacaatcaatgtcatttaataggttagtaatcagagtttgattggggcTCAATTGCTGATCCTCTATCGTAATTGAGTCGTTGAAGATATCAAACTCCAACACTATCTTTATCCT
This sequence is a window from Nicotiana sylvestris chromosome 3, ASM39365v2, whole genome shotgun sequence. Protein-coding genes within it:
- the LOC138887619 gene encoding uncharacterized protein — translated: MVEELKKLTSRVQGVEGGKGIEGLNYEDLCIQSDVELPEGYKPPKLEMFYGTSVPKVHLRTYCDKLVVVGKDGRICMKLFMRSLTGDTLSWFNIENAPDVFYIQILKKKPTETFREYATRWKSEAAKVRPTLEEEHMNKFFIRAQDPQYYERFMVIENRKFSDIIKLRERIEEGIKGGIVTNFEALQATNKALQSGGISKNKEVDALMVAQGLKSPLTYQTPPPIYQPSPPRYQQPVATYHTYYTQLAYYYVP